The following are encoded together in the Saliniramus fredricksonii genome:
- the otnK gene encoding 3-oxo-tetronate kinase — protein sequence MAQDESAGLALGAVADDYTGATDLANSLARQGLKTIQTIGIPREGLLPDDVEAVVVALKSRSIPAADAVARSRAAHDWLSASGCGHVLFKICSTFDSTDAGNIGPVTDALRVATGADTPIVCPAFPGAARTVYLGHLFVGDRLLSESPLRHHPLNPMHDPDLVRVLARQSAGDIGLIPYATVEQGANAVAEARAALAREGKVAAIADALTDRHLEILGEAAARTPFSTGGSGLGAGIAAALVRQGRAGQGKSETLPAIGGRGVILSGSCSVATLDQIDRAEEAGIATMRLDPMQIVAEPDATFKAIIGWIAQQDGEAPVLIAASAPPDVVASVQERFGREAAGHAIEGLLARCAKYFVETGVRRLVIAGGETSGAVADALGIEALLIGPEIAPGVPATHALGGIAVPLGLVLKSGNFGGPDFFAKALSVLE from the coding sequence GTGGCGCAGGATGAATCCGCAGGGCTGGCGCTCGGCGCCGTTGCCGATGATTATACGGGCGCGACGGATCTCGCGAATTCGCTCGCACGTCAGGGCCTCAAGACCATCCAGACCATCGGCATTCCGCGCGAGGGCCTCTTGCCGGATGATGTCGAGGCCGTCGTCGTCGCGCTCAAGAGCCGCTCGATCCCCGCCGCAGACGCGGTGGCCAGGTCGCGTGCGGCTCATGACTGGCTCTCCGCCAGTGGCTGCGGTCATGTACTCTTCAAGATCTGCTCGACCTTCGATTCGACCGATGCCGGCAATATCGGTCCCGTCACCGACGCCCTGCGCGTGGCAACGGGCGCGGATACGCCGATCGTCTGCCCGGCCTTTCCCGGTGCGGCGCGCACGGTCTATCTCGGCCATCTCTTCGTGGGCGACCGCCTGCTGAGCGAGAGCCCGCTGCGCCACCACCCGCTCAATCCGATGCATGACCCTGATCTCGTGCGCGTCCTCGCCCGCCAGAGCGCAGGCGATATCGGGCTCATCCCCTATGCCACTGTCGAGCAAGGCGCCAATGCCGTTGCGGAAGCCCGCGCGGCGCTCGCCCGTGAGGGCAAGGTGGCGGCGATTGCCGATGCGCTGACCGACCGCCATCTGGAAATCCTCGGCGAAGCCGCCGCGCGCACGCCCTTCTCCACCGGCGGATCCGGGCTGGGCGCGGGGATCGCTGCGGCGCTCGTGCGCCAGGGTCGCGCCGGCCAGGGCAAATCCGAGACGCTGCCCGCGATCGGTGGTCGTGGGGTGATTCTCTCGGGAAGCTGCTCGGTGGCGACGCTCGATCAGATCGACCGCGCCGAGGAAGCCGGCATCGCAACGATGCGCCTCGATCCGATGCAGATTGTCGCCGAACCCGATGCGACCTTCAAAGCGATCATCGGCTGGATCGCGCAGCAGGATGGCGAGGCGCCCGTCCTGATCGCCGCGAGCGCGCCGCCGGATGTCGTGGCGAGTGTCCAGGAGCGCTTCGGTCGTGAGGCCGCCGGCCACGCGATCGAGGGGCTGCTCGCGCGCTGCGCGAAATATTTCGTGGAAACCGGCGTGCGGCGCCTCGTCATTGCCGGCGGCGAGACCTCCGGCGCCGTGGCCGATGCGCTCGGCATCGAAGCCCTGCTAATCGGCCCGGAAATCGCCCCAGGCGTCCCGGCCACGCATGCGCTCGGCGGCATCGCGGTACCGCTCGGCCTCGTCCTGAAATCCGGCAATTTCGGCGGCCCGGATTTCTTCGCCAAAGCGCTTTCGGTCCTGGAGTAA
- a CDS encoding c-type cytochrome gives MRFLIAAAALPMIAFASPAVAQDAAAGQRVFNQCRACHMVGENARHTVGPHLNGLFGRVAGEIEGYNFSRAFDDIDKVWDEENFAVYIRNPREVTPGTRMVFAGLRNDQQIADLTAYLKQFNEDGTTD, from the coding sequence ATGCGCTTTCTCATCGCCGCCGCTGCACTGCCGATGATCGCCTTCGCAAGCCCCGCCGTTGCGCAGGATGCTGCCGCCGGCCAGCGGGTCTTCAACCAGTGCCGCGCCTGCCATATGGTCGGCGAAAACGCCCGCCACACGGTCGGCCCGCACCTGAACGGCCTGTTCGGGCGCGTCGCCGGTGAGATCGAGGGCTATAATTTCTCCAGAGCCTTCGATGATATCGACAAGGTGTGGGACGAAGAGAACTTCGCCGTCTACATCCGCAACCCGCGCGAAGTCACCCCCGGCACACGCATGGTCTTCGCCGGCCTGCGCAACGACCAACAGATCGCCGATCTCACGGCCTATCTGAAGCAGTTCAACGAGGACGGCACGACGGACTGA
- a CDS encoding histidine--tRNA ligase: MSNPDENKPAGKSKADKKKSDKLKARLPRGLTDRGPQDLAASHRMLEKIREVYELYGFEAVETPLIEYTDALGKFLPDQDRPNEGVFSFQDDDEQWLSLRYDLTAPLARYVAENFDALPKPYRSYRSGWVFRNEKPGPGRFRQFMQFDADTVGAPSVAADAEICMMAADTMEALGLSGQYVIKVNNRKILDGVMEAVGLSGEDQAARRLIVLRAIDKFDRLGARGVEALLGGGRKDESGDFTAGAELGTDAIDAFLRLLDVDSPTDETSGDGFGVPNPYYLPSDQWDNFPDVVSQAFDSFNYAMKRRERSKSFDRLGAVARIFKPMPSLIRGLEELEELADLIAAAGYSDKVVIDPSVVRGLEYYTGPVFEAELTFQVTNEDGVPVRFGSVGGGGRYDGLVGRFRSEPVPATGFSIGVSRLLAALQLVDSPILKQAALRAPVVVMVMERERIADYQKFVAALRRAGIRAELYLGSSGMKAQMKYADRRGAPCVIIQGSDERERGEVQIKDLIEGAKAAAAIETNEEWRAARPAQFSVAEADMVEAVRDVLAQHS, from the coding sequence ATGTCCAATCCGGACGAGAACAAGCCCGCCGGCAAATCCAAGGCCGACAAGAAGAAATCCGACAAGCTCAAGGCGCGCCTGCCGCGCGGCCTCACCGATCGCGGTCCGCAGGATCTCGCAGCGTCGCACCGGATGCTGGAGAAGATCCGCGAGGTCTACGAGCTCTACGGTTTCGAGGCGGTCGAGACGCCGCTGATCGAATATACCGATGCGCTCGGCAAGTTCCTGCCCGATCAGGACCGCCCGAACGAGGGCGTCTTCTCCTTCCAGGATGATGACGAGCAATGGCTCTCGCTGCGCTATGACCTGACGGCGCCGCTCGCGCGCTATGTGGCGGAGAATTTCGACGCGTTGCCCAAGCCCTACCGTTCCTACCGCTCCGGCTGGGTCTTCCGTAACGAGAAGCCCGGCCCGGGCCGCTTCCGGCAATTCATGCAGTTCGATGCCGATACCGTCGGCGCGCCTTCGGTCGCAGCCGATGCAGAGATTTGCATGATGGCCGCCGATACGATGGAGGCGCTCGGCCTTTCCGGGCAATACGTCATCAAGGTCAATAACCGCAAGATTCTCGATGGGGTGATGGAGGCCGTTGGACTGAGCGGTGAGGATCAAGCGGCACGCCGACTCATTGTGCTTAGGGCGATCGATAAATTTGACCGCCTTGGAGCCCGTGGAGTGGAAGCGCTTCTTGGGGGCGGAAGAAAGGACGAAAGCGGCGACTTTACCGCAGGTGCTGAATTAGGGACTGACGCGATTGATGCATTCCTGCGCCTGCTTGATGTCGATTCTCCGACTGACGAAACTAGTGGTGACGGGTTTGGGGTTCCAAATCCCTATTACCTCCCATCAGATCAATGGGATAATTTTCCTGATGTCGTTAGCCAAGCCTTCGATTCCTTCAACTATGCCATGAAGAGAAGGGAGCGTAGCAAGAGTTTTGATCGCCTTGGTGCTGTCGCCCGTATCTTCAAGCCGATGCCAAGTCTCATACGTGGCCTTGAGGAGCTTGAGGAACTGGCAGATCTGATTGCCGCAGCGGGCTACTCCGACAAGGTCGTCATCGACCCCTCTGTCGTCCGCGGTCTCGAATATTACACCGGCCCCGTCTTCGAGGCCGAGCTCACCTTCCAGGTGACGAATGAGGACGGCGTGCCGGTGCGCTTTGGCTCCGTGGGCGGCGGCGGGCGTTATGACGGGCTCGTCGGGCGCTTTCGTTCCGAGCCGGTTCCCGCCACAGGCTTCTCAATCGGCGTCTCGCGGCTGCTCGCGGCGCTGCAACTCGTCGACAGCCCGATTCTCAAGCAGGCCGCCTTGCGCGCGCCCGTCGTGGTGATGGTGATGGAGCGCGAACGCATCGCCGATTACCAGAAATTCGTCGCGGCATTGCGTCGCGCCGGCATCCGCGCCGAGCTCTATCTCGGCTCCTCGGGCATGAAGGCGCAGATGAAATATGCCGACCGCCGCGGCGCCCCCTGCGTCATCATCCAGGGATCGGATGAACGCGAGCGTGGCGAAGTGCAGATCAAGGATCTGATCGAGGGCGCAAAGGCTGCCGCCGCGATCGAAACGAACGAGGAATGGCGCGCCGCACGCCCGGCGCAGTTCTCCGTGGCGGAGGCTGATATGGTCGAAGCGGTGCGCGATGTGCTCGCGCAGCACTCTTGA
- a CDS encoding DNA recombination protein RmuC, translating into MSEIAFRFGEFAFTWRELALAGFFLVILVAMRLARPARERHLAQHVEEMARVQAEMAGRVQSFTDVFGARQGDFARMLAERIDRGTHVQAETLGRLNERLAVIDAAQANLTELTGQVAGLQRVLSNKQARGAFGQGRMEAIVRDALPADAYSFQPTLGNGTRPDCTIRLPGDHRPLVVDAKFPLEAFSAFREARGPEARTRAAQKLRSDIGTHIKDIAQKYLIAGETQDVAMMFVPAESLHADLQEHFEDLVQRAYRARVMIVSPSLLVLAIQVMQGLARDARIREEAQVIQREVGRLVADVTRLGERVERLDQHFRQAQEDVGQIRISSEKITRRGQRIENLEFAEEGAAQSDMFNAPVELSRGRRNG; encoded by the coding sequence ATGAGCGAGATTGCATTCCGATTCGGCGAATTTGCCTTCACCTGGCGCGAGCTGGCGCTCGCCGGTTTCTTCCTCGTGATCCTCGTCGCCATGCGGCTTGCGCGCCCCGCCCGCGAGCGGCATCTGGCGCAGCACGTGGAGGAGATGGCGCGCGTTCAGGCCGAGATGGCCGGGCGCGTGCAGAGCTTCACCGACGTGTTCGGCGCCCGCCAGGGCGATTTCGCGCGCATGCTGGCCGAGCGGATCGATCGCGGCACGCATGTCCAGGCGGAGACGCTCGGCCGGCTGAACGAGCGGCTCGCGGTAATCGACGCGGCGCAGGCCAATCTGACGGAGCTGACCGGGCAGGTGGCGGGGTTGCAGCGGGTGCTCTCCAACAAGCAGGCGCGCGGAGCTTTCGGGCAGGGGCGGATGGAGGCGATCGTGCGCGATGCGCTGCCTGCGGATGCCTATTCCTTCCAGCCGACGCTTGGCAACGGCACCCGACCTGATTGCACGATCCGCCTGCCGGGGGACCATCGCCCGCTGGTCGTCGACGCGAAATTTCCGCTTGAGGCGTTCTCCGCCTTCCGCGAGGCGCGCGGACCGGAGGCGCGCACGCGTGCGGCGCAGAAGCTGCGCAGCGATATCGGCACGCATATCAAGGACATCGCCCAGAAATATCTGATCGCCGGCGAAACCCAGGATGTGGCGATGATGTTCGTGCCCGCAGAGTCGCTGCATGCGGATCTGCAGGAGCATTTCGAGGATCTGGTCCAGCGCGCCTATCGCGCCCGGGTGATGATCGTCTCGCCCTCGCTGCTGGTTCTCGCCATCCAGGTCATGCAGGGGCTCGCCCGTGATGCGCGGATCCGGGAAGAAGCGCAGGTGATCCAGCGCGAGGTCGGGCGTCTCGTGGCCGATGTGACGCGGCTCGGCGAGCGGGTCGAGCGGCTCGACCAGCATTTCCGGCAGGCGCAGGAGGATGTCGGGCAGATCCGGATCTCGTCGGAGAAGATCACGCGGCGGGGTCAGCGCATCGAGAATCTGGAATTTGCCGAGGAGGGCGCCGCGCAGAGCGACATGTTCAACGCGCCGGTCGAACTGTCACGGGGTCGCCGTAACGGCTAG
- a CDS encoding GNAT family N-acetyltransferase: MSESAPIIRAAGPADLPAIRAIVEAAYSPYIERLGKKPGPMLNDYAAQIAAGRVHCLCDDEGVAGFTVLIPEESRFMLDNVAVADRARGRGYGRALMAFAEDAARQAGYRAITLYTHEKMHENRALYARLGYRETGLIREKGFARIYMEKSV, translated from the coding sequence ATGAGCGAGAGCGCCCCGATCATCCGCGCCGCCGGACCCGCTGATCTCCCCGCCATCCGCGCGATCGTCGAGGCAGCCTACAGCCCCTATATCGAGCGGCTCGGCAAGAAGCCCGGGCCGATGCTCAACGATTACGCCGCGCAGATCGCGGCGGGGCGGGTGCATTGCCTGTGCGATGACGAAGGCGTGGCCGGTTTCACCGTGCTGATCCCCGAGGAATCGCGCTTCATGCTCGACAATGTCGCCGTAGCTGATCGCGCACGCGGGCGCGGCTACGGACGGGCCCTGATGGCCTTCGCCGAAGATGCTGCGCGCCAGGCGGGTTACCGTGCGATCACGCTCTACACCCATGAGAAAATGCACGAGAACCGCGCGCTCTATGCGCGGCTCGGCTATCGCGAGACCGGGCTGATCCGGGAGAAGGGTTTCGCGCGCATCTATATGGAAAAGAGCGTGTGA
- a CDS encoding cyclic nucleotide-binding domain-containing protein, giving the protein MSLDDDIAMLAQAPLLGLLERDALRLLAFAADKRRLRQGDVLFRKGDRSDAGYIVTEGEIGLDTGGGKPDLVAKRGDLIGQTALFIRGHRPATATARAPSVVLRLSVSLIRRVLEEYPEVAASMHAALAEELGAFNQELARLGTRFG; this is encoded by the coding sequence ATGTCGCTCGACGACGACATCGCCATGCTGGCTCAGGCCCCGCTTCTGGGGCTGCTGGAGCGCGACGCACTGCGCCTGCTCGCCTTCGCGGCTGACAAGCGCCGGCTGCGCCAGGGCGATGTGCTGTTTCGCAAGGGCGATCGCTCGGATGCGGGCTACATCGTCACCGAGGGAGAGATCGGGCTCGATACCGGCGGCGGCAAGCCCGATCTGGTGGCGAAGCGCGGGGATCTGATCGGCCAGACGGCTCTGTTCATACGCGGGCATCGCCCGGCCACCGCGACCGCGCGGGCGCCTTCCGTCGTGCTGCGGCTCTCCGTCAGCCTGATCCGGCGCGTGCTGGAGGAATATCCGGAAGTGGCGGCCTCCATGCATGCCGCCCTCGCCGAGGAGCTCGGCGCATTCAACCAGGAGCTTGCGCGGCTCGGCACACGCTTTGGCTGA
- a CDS encoding response regulator transcription factor, translating to MSKAHRLLVVDDDQDLRETLAEQLALHEEFDVATAENASAAMSTVRNERIDLAIMDVGLPDMDGREAVKLMRKHGFRSPIIMLTAQGSDSDTVLGLEAGANDYVPKPFKFAVLLARIRAQLRQYAASEDAVFQIGPYSFKPGAKLLVTESGSKLKLTEKETAILRFLYRADQQVVPRDTLLAEVWGYNANVTTHTLETHIYRLRQKIEPDPSSASLLVTEGGGYKLVP from the coding sequence ATGTCGAAAGCTCACCGCCTTCTCGTCGTGGATGATGATCAGGATCTGCGCGAGACCCTTGCCGAGCAGCTCGCCCTGCACGAGGAGTTCGACGTGGCCACTGCCGAGAATGCCAGCGCAGCGATGAGCACGGTCCGCAACGAGCGTATCGACCTCGCCATCATGGATGTCGGCCTGCCGGACATGGACGGGCGCGAGGCGGTGAAGCTGATGCGCAAGCACGGTTTCCGCTCGCCGATCATCATGCTGACGGCGCAGGGCTCCGATTCGGATACGGTGCTGGGGCTTGAAGCCGGCGCGAATGATTACGTCCCCAAACCCTTCAAGTTCGCCGTCCTCCTCGCCCGCATTCGCGCCCAGCTGCGCCAATATGCGGCGAGCGAGGATGCAGTCTTCCAGATCGGTCCCTACAGCTTCAAGCCGGGCGCCAAATTGCTGGTCACCGAAAGCGGCTCGAAGCTCAAGCTCACGGAGAAGGAAACCGCCATCCTGCGCTTTCTCTACCGTGCGGATCAGCAGGTCGTGCCGCGCGACACCCTGCTCGCGGAAGTCTGGGGCTACAATGCCAACGTCACCACGCATACGCTGGAGACGCATATCTATCGCCTGCGCCAGAAGATCGAGCCGGACCCCTCCTCCGCTTCGCTGCTGGTGACCGAGGGCGGCGGTTACAAGCTGGTGCCCTGA
- a CDS encoding L,D-transpeptidase family protein, with amino-acid sequence MKRRFLARIHVLPAPHNGRCGWLTAGGRVLPCAIGKGGMTRRKREGDGATPIGDFPLLALFFRPDRRPPRPHTGLPARAIRPHDGWCDDPGDPRYNQLICLPSRAGHERMWREDGLYDLVVDIGWNRMPRPLRGRGSAIFMHAARPGFPPTEGCVALALPALRRLLARIGPRTRLVIGRDVRRRRVPPALPARHRGLRGPGR; translated from the coding sequence ATGAAACGGCGATTTCTGGCAAGAATTCACGTTCTCCCCGCCCCGCATAATGGCAGGTGCGGCTGGCTCACCGCTGGCGGGCGAGTGCTCCCCTGCGCCATCGGCAAGGGCGGGATGACCCGGCGCAAACGCGAAGGTGACGGCGCCACCCCGATCGGTGACTTTCCCTTGCTCGCTCTGTTTTTCCGCCCCGATCGCCGTCCGCCGCGCCCGCACACGGGCCTGCCCGCGCGGGCCATTCGCCCGCATGACGGCTGGTGCGATGATCCCGGCGATCCGCGTTACAATCAGTTGATATGCCTGCCGTCGCGCGCCGGCCATGAGCGGATGTGGCGCGAGGATGGGCTCTATGATCTCGTCGTTGATATCGGCTGGAACCGCATGCCCCGCCCGTTGCGCGGACGCGGGAGTGCGATCTTCATGCATGCCGCGCGTCCTGGCTTCCCGCCGACGGAGGGCTGCGTCGCCCTCGCCCTTCCCGCGTTGCGGCGCCTTCTGGCGCGGATCGGGCCGCGCACGCGCCTCGTGATCGGTCGCGACGTCAGGCGACGGCGCGTTCCGCCGGCTCTGCCAGCCAGGCATCGAGGGCTGCGCGGGCCCGGTCGGTGA
- a CDS encoding CBS domain-containing protein produces the protein MTVRQVLSTKGTQVVTIAPQETLSQAAALLAGKRIGAVVVSDDGRAVAGILSERDIIRALSQDGAAALDAPVSKFMTRDVVTCGINADADHLMRLMTDGKFRHVPVVEDGALAGIISIGDVVNRRLADIEAEQQALKDYIAAG, from the coding sequence ATGACGGTTCGGCAGGTTCTTTCCACCAAGGGGACGCAGGTCGTCACGATTGCGCCGCAGGAGACGCTGTCGCAAGCGGCGGCGCTGCTTGCCGGGAAAAGGATCGGCGCCGTCGTCGTCAGTGATGACGGTCGCGCGGTTGCCGGTATCCTGTCCGAGCGCGATATCATCCGCGCGCTGTCGCAGGACGGGGCGGCAGCGCTGGATGCGCCGGTTTCGAAATTCATGACACGCGATGTCGTCACCTGCGGCATCAATGCGGATGCCGATCATCTGATGCGCTTGATGACGGATGGCAAATTTCGCCACGTTCCGGTGGTCGAAGACGGCGCATTGGCCGGGATCATCTCGATCGGCGACGTCGTCAACCGCAGGCTCGCCGATATCGAGGCCGAACAGCAGGCCTTGAAGGATTACATAGCGGCCGGCTGA
- a CDS encoding patatin-like phospholipase family protein, with protein MDASHHGLKIGIALGGGAARGWSHIGVLRVLAEEGIVPDMVAGTSIGAVVGGCLAAGKLDDLEEFARSLTRARVLGLLDFSLGASGLIAGEKLRQLLQEDLGGLRIEELPMRFGAIATEITTGHEIWLTRGRLLRAVQASYALPGIINPVRIGNRLLVDGTLVNPVPVSAARALGADVVLCVNLNGDLKLRGTTIQSIEDAYDDTEAETPEAEEENGRPGFLGPMLDMADNVADSLRGRDPARRVAPGMAKVMLDAFNITQDRISRARLAGDPPDLMISPKLAKIGLFDFHRADEIIALGAQATRRAMPDIRELLAEAKALAAAMR; from the coding sequence ATGGACGCATCGCATCACGGCCTGAAAATCGGAATCGCGCTGGGCGGCGGGGCGGCGCGGGGGTGGTCGCATATCGGGGTGCTGCGGGTGCTCGCCGAGGAAGGCATCGTGCCCGACATGGTCGCGGGGACCTCGATCGGCGCGGTGGTGGGCGGCTGCCTCGCCGCCGGCAAGCTCGACGATCTTGAGGAGTTCGCCCGCTCGCTCACCCGGGCGCGCGTGCTCGGCCTGCTCGATTTCTCGCTCGGCGCTTCCGGCCTGATCGCGGGCGAGAAGCTGCGCCAGCTGTTGCAGGAGGATCTCGGCGGGTTGCGGATCGAGGAACTGCCGATGCGCTTCGGTGCAATCGCCACCGAGATCACGACCGGCCACGAGATCTGGCTGACGCGCGGACGTCTGCTGCGGGCTGTCCAGGCCTCCTATGCCTTGCCCGGCATCATCAATCCGGTGCGGATCGGGAACCGCCTGCTCGTTGACGGGACGCTCGTGAATCCTGTTCCGGTTTCCGCAGCGCGGGCGCTGGGCGCCGATGTGGTGCTTTGTGTGAATCTCAATGGCGATCTGAAACTGCGCGGCACCACGATCCAGTCGATTGAGGATGCATACGATGACACGGAAGCCGAAACTCCGGAGGCCGAGGAGGAAAACGGGCGCCCCGGCTTTCTGGGGCCCATGCTCGACATGGCCGACAATGTGGCCGACAGCCTGCGTGGACGCGATCCGGCACGGCGCGTGGCGCCGGGCATGGCCAAGGTGATGCTGGACGCGTTCAACATCACCCAGGATCGGATCTCGCGGGCGCGCCTCGCGGGCGATCCGCCGGATCTGATGATCTCGCCGAAACTGGCGAAGATCGGCCTTTTCGATTTCCACCGCGCCGACGAAATCATTGCGCTCGGCGCGCAAGCCACACGCCGGGCCATGCCCGATATCCGCGAATTACTGGCCGAGGCGAAGGCGCTGGCGGCGGCCATGCGCTGA
- a CDS encoding CAP domain-containing protein, which yields MRQLILVVTMAAFLGGCALFSFRDMSGITTDHSHASAMAEALTAYRAQKGLGPVRVDRSLMRAADEQARAIAAMDDLDHHAAGRFGKRMTRNGINGTAAENLQAGAQTPERVLERWQASAYHDENLLMPEARRIGFVKAHAPGTRFGKFWVMVLAD from the coding sequence TTGAGGCAGTTGATTCTCGTCGTGACCATGGCTGCCTTTCTCGGCGGCTGCGCCCTGTTTTCCTTCCGCGACATGTCCGGCATCACCACCGATCACAGCCATGCGAGCGCCATGGCCGAGGCGCTGACGGCGTATCGTGCGCAGAAGGGGCTCGGGCCGGTGCGTGTCGATCGCAGCCTGATGCGCGCTGCTGACGAGCAGGCGCGGGCCATCGCCGCCATGGATGATCTCGATCACCACGCCGCCGGGCGCTTCGGCAAGCGCATGACGCGTAACGGCATTAACGGCACCGCAGCGGAGAATCTCCAGGCCGGCGCGCAGACGCCCGAGCGGGTGCTGGAGCGCTGGCAGGCATCGGCCTATCACGACGAGAACCTGTTGATGCCGGAGGCGCGGCGCATCGGTTTCGTCAAGGCTCACGCGCCGGGAACCCGTTTTGGCAAGTTCTGGGTGATGGTGCTGGCCGATTGA
- a CDS encoding lysine-2,3-aminomutase-like protein, protein MMAQRTLRDPDALIKAGLAPESARADIDAVNARYAIAVTPEMAAQIDASDPHDPIAAQFIPDGRELRTRPEELADPIGDEAHSPVPGIVHRYPDRALLKVVQVCPVYCRFCFRRESVGPQHGGTLPRAELDHAIAYLRDHPEIWEVILTGGDPMILSPARMRHVMERLAEIDHIRIIRLHTRVPVVTPAHVDAALITALKSAGKTVYVALHANHPREFTPNARAAIARLVDAGIPMLSQSVLLRGINDDLDTLTALMRCFVELRIKPYHLNHGDLAPGTAHFRTTIAEGRALVGALRGRLSGLCQFFYVLDIPGGAGKAVLNPDAIEAEAKGEMIIRDWQGGHHRYTDSISGA, encoded by the coding sequence CTGATGGCGCAACGTACCCTGCGCGATCCCGACGCGCTCATCAAAGCCGGTCTCGCCCCGGAATCCGCGCGCGCGGATATCGATGCCGTCAATGCACGCTACGCCATCGCGGTCACGCCGGAAATGGCGGCGCAGATCGACGCGAGCGATCCGCATGACCCGATCGCGGCGCAGTTCATCCCTGATGGGCGCGAATTGCGCACGCGGCCTGAGGAGCTTGCCGATCCGATCGGCGACGAAGCCCACAGCCCGGTGCCCGGCATCGTGCATCGCTATCCTGATCGTGCGCTGCTCAAGGTCGTGCAGGTCTGCCCGGTCTATTGCCGCTTCTGCTTCCGCCGCGAGAGCGTCGGGCCGCAGCATGGCGGGACGCTGCCGCGCGCGGAGCTCGATCACGCGATCGCCTATCTGCGCGATCACCCTGAAATCTGGGAGGTGATCCTCACCGGCGGCGATCCGATGATCCTCTCCCCCGCCCGCATGCGCCATGTCATGGAAAGGCTGGCCGAGATCGACCACATCCGCATCATTCGCCTGCATACGCGCGTCCCCGTGGTGACGCCGGCGCATGTCGACGCGGCGCTGATCACGGCCTTGAAGAGCGCCGGCAAGACGGTCTATGTCGCGCTGCATGCCAATCATCCCAGGGAATTCACGCCGAATGCCAGAGCGGCGATCGCGCGGCTCGTCGATGCGGGGATCCCGATGCTGTCGCAGAGCGTGCTCCTGCGCGGGATCAACGATGATCTCGATACGCTGACGGCGCTGATGCGCTGCTTCGTCGAGCTGCGGATCAAACCCTACCATCTCAATCACGGTGATCTGGCGCCGGGCACGGCGCATTTCCGCACGACGATCGCCGAGGGACGCGCACTGGTCGGCGCGTTGCGGGGGCGGTTGTCGGGATTGTGCCAGTTCTTCTACGTGCTCGACATTCCCGGCGGCGCAGGCAAGGCCGTGCTCAACCCGGATGCGATCGAGGCCGAGGCCAAAGGCGAGATGATCATCCGCGACTGGCAGGGCGGGCACCACCGCTATACTGATTCGATCAGCGGCGCCTGA